In the Helianthus annuus cultivar XRQ/B chromosome 11, HanXRQr2.0-SUNRISE, whole genome shotgun sequence genome, one interval contains:
- the LOC118484075 gene encoding protein FAR1-RELATED SEQUENCE 1-like, whose translation MDTKVEGPQIRILLKDFKAHGDGLLEVWFKNLENDVISQCSCLRFEQYGLLCKYIYFLFKMFGVKEIPNKYVMKRWTKDVVPNELNVKYNLNVGGKNVQHKAKRIARHDIRTCEILKAKQQGKQQKKKMKGVQIENVRSRDKDNEVEDDEEEDEFEDYSGSSDDLSEEEDQWEEVSEDDEDE comes from the exons ATGGACACCAAAGTCGAGGGTCCACAGATCAGGATATTGTTGAAAGACTTTAAAGCCCATGGAGATGGTTTGTTAGAG gtgtggttcaagaatcttgaaaatgatgtaaTTTCACAGTGTAGTTGCTTGCGTTTTGAGCAGTATGGGCTGCTATGCAAATAcatctattttcttttcaagatgtttggtgttaaagaaatacCAAATAAATATGTTATGAAGAGATGGACGAAGGATGTGGTGCCGAATGAGCTAAATGTGAAGTACAATTTAAATGTTGGTGGCAAGAATGTGCAACACAAGGCTAAACggattgctc gtCATGATATTCGTACTTGTGAGATTCTGAAAGCCAAACAACAAGGTAAACAGcaaaaaaagaagatgaagggcGTCCAGATTGAAAATGTTCGCAGCAGAGACAAAGACAACGAGGTCGAAGACGACGAAGAGGAAGATGAGTTTGAAGATTACAGTGGTAGTAGTGATGATTtatctgaagaagaagatcagtgggaGGAGGTTTCagaagatgatgaggatgagtaa
- the LOC118484287 gene encoding uncharacterized protein LOC118484287: MDNGKTEEHIPSWEEEFGDELVGLPTLEDEEFDPVGDLAYLETLFEEKPTMEIEYAPNVEEEIVAKELDSWPVEKLEDGSPPQLLTREKALRNLDQHSLRVQRWYKRKRNGALKCRDNHLPHYMHHIRFGPGKFKFWWSGRFEYPKIFSSFVVNFLINNDEQLEFNGLDRGWKKEKPPD; the protein is encoded by the coding sequence ATGGATAATGGGAAGACTGAAGAGCATATACCATCTTGGGAGGAAGAGTTTGGTGATGAGTTGGTAGGTTTGCCAACTCTTGAAGATGAAGAATTTGACCCAGTTGGTGATCTTGCTTATTTAGAAACATTATTTGAAGAGAAACCAACCATGGAGATCGAATATGCACCAAACGTAGAAGAAGAGATAGTGGCTAAAGAGTTGGATAGCTGGCCCGTAGAGAAGTTAGAAGATGGATCGCCACCACAGTTACTAACACGGGAGAAGGCACTGAGAAACTTGGATCAACATAGTCTGAGGGTGCAGAGATGGTACAAAAGGAAGCGTAATGGAGCATTGAAGTGCAGAGACAACCATCTTCCTCATTACATGCATCATATCAGGTTTGGTCCAGGTAAATTTAAATTTTGGTGGTCTGGCCGGTTTGAGTATCCTAAAATATTTTCTAGTTTCGTCGTtaactttttaataaataatGATGAACAATTAGAATTCAACGGGTTGGATAGAGGTTGGAAAAAGGAGAAACCTCCTGATTAA